The Argentina anserina chromosome 5, drPotAnse1.1, whole genome shotgun sequence genome includes the window AAAATTGCATATCATCCCTTTTCAATTGTATACTTGATTTGGCAGGCCAATTGAAGTGAGTTGTTAACAGTGTTATGGTTTTGGCTGCAGTTCGAGTTGGTTAAGGATTACTTAAAACCAGTCTTGGGTGGAAGCATAATTGATGCCAGTTGTGGGAGTGGGTTATTTTCTAGACTTTTCGCCAAGAGTGGATTGTTTTCTCATGTGGTTGCGCTGGACTACTCAGAAAATATGTTGAAGCAGTGCTATGACTTCattgaggaagaagagaaCTTTCCCAAAGAGTACAGGATCTGAATTTTGCATTACAATTTAAATGACCCTGAACTGTCAAATCTTATGATTACTTCCCTATTGTTACTATTATAAATGACTTATGCATGATCACTTTTTTCCTCAGGAACATAACTTTGGTCAGAGCTGATATTTCTAGGCTTCCCTTTGCTACCAGTTCTATTGATGCTGTGCATGCTGGTGCTGCCATTCACTGTTGGCCTTCTCCGACAGGAGCTGTAAGTATTTATCCCTGTATGGTGTTGGCTAATTGTTTCTGCTTGCTGCTGCACTTGTAAGGCGTACATCTTTATGAATCAGGCAGCAGTGAAGTAAATCACATGTACATGttgataaataatataatagttATTGAAGGAGCACATTTCGCGAGATACTTTGTGGTTGAAAATgacactatttttttatacGGATAATGACTTTGTATGTATAGTTCTTTTTTGTAGTAGTTTAGCCTTGAATTGAAATGGGACAAAGCTTCCTATTGCTTTAATGTTTTGATACTGAAGTGCAGAAGTTAATTTTTCGGTGATTTATCGTTTCCTCCATCATCCCTGTTCCTTTCCTCGCAAATTTGTAATGTTGTCTTTAGCCAAAACACATCATCACTGTGTAAACTTGATGTTGTAAAGATAGTGCTGAGAGAAAATGAGCTCCATTGCAAACATTTAGTCATTTAGTGCAAATTCTTTGAATGCATATACAACTGATAGTACTATTATCTCCAGATTAAGGTGCTAATTGCACAGATTTCAATTTTTGGGAAACTGGATGTATAATAGTGTAGTTATGGAATGTCAGTCTTGAATATCAGATTTCTCATTCTTAATAATGTCAATTTTCCCCTCCCTttacaaaattgaaatttaatgGAAATTATTGAGGTCGGTATTTTCTCTGAGCAGTTTGGCACCGGTGGTTTTGTAGGTTGCTGAAATTAGCAGAGTGCTGCGACCTGGTGGGGTGTTCGTTGCAACGACTTACATACTTGATGGTGCTTTTGCCTTTGTCCCATTTCTGAGGGAAGGAACCAAGGTATCAACCAGCACTGTTTAGGACTCTCTCCTTATAGTCGaaactgtttttgtttttttgttgattcTCCTCATAAAATAACTTCTTTTATGAGTGTTGAACTTGCTCTGTTGTCTATTGTTTAATTATTACCAAATAACAAGAAAAGTTTACAAACCTTGTAAGACCCTCAATTAATACACGACATTCTAACGTATTGAATGCGATTCATCTATATATTACTCTCTGCAAGCATGTCATTTGGCTTTTGTTGATCTGTAGTTTATGATGTTGCTTTTATTGTAGAGAACAAGGCAAGTATCAGGCAGCCAAATCTTCCTATCCGAAGGCCAGTTAGAAGACATCTGCACGGCATGTGGGCTAGTAGGTTTTACAGTTGTGAGGAATCGGTTATTCGTGATGATCTCTGCCACAAAACCGAGTTAAATCAGCATTCTTTTGCCGGGAGGATCTCCCCAGTTTG containing:
- the LOC126795232 gene encoding uncharacterized methyltransferase At1g78140, chloroplastic, whose protein sequence is MALATTTLISNLSLPSQLGNSRPDSFKLNNPFTVNLKRFSLFPAVTVRASSTAFVETIPSDPIEVQNEASVCNDLLACPICFEPFASNGESGSAASLECSTCKKTYLANETHLDLTVASGAKNYGESMPASTEIFRTPLVSFLYERGWRQSFSVWGGFPGPEKEFELVKDYLKPVLGGSIIDASCGSGLFSRLFAKSGLFSHVVALDYSENMLKQCYDFIEEEENFPKENITLVRADISRLPFATSSIDAVHAGAAIHCWPSPTGAVAEISRVLRPGGVFVATTYILDGAFAFVPFLREGTKRTRQVSGSQIFLSEGQLEDICTACGLVGFTVVRNRLFVMISATKPS